A genome region from Desulfomonile tiedjei includes the following:
- a CDS encoding glycine cleavage system protein H, translating into MEIQGYNLPDELYYEEHHFWVRSDGGVLVMGMTDFAQEMAGKIVFVQLPEPGKALSVGKKFAKLESGKWVGKVFAPVDGVLAASNMALETNPGLINQDCYSAGWMYKITPNDSADMEKLIHGAEAVTAWMLPEIEKIKG; encoded by the coding sequence ATGGAAATACAAGGCTATAACCTTCCAGATGAGCTGTATTATGAGGAGCATCACTTCTGGGTAAGGTCAGACGGCGGCGTTCTTGTGATGGGTATGACTGATTTTGCGCAAGAGATGGCGGGTAAAATCGTATTCGTCCAGCTCCCGGAGCCGGGCAAGGCCCTTTCTGTTGGGAAGAAGTTCGCGAAATTGGAGTCAGGAAAGTGGGTGGGAAAGGTCTTCGCTCCGGTAGACGGAGTCCTGGCCGCTTCCAACATGGCTTTGGAAACCAATCCCGGCCTCATCAATCAGGACTGTTATTCGGCCGGCTGGATGTACAAGATCACACCCAATGACTCGGCCGACATGGAAAAACTGATTCATGGGGCTGAGGCCGTCACTGCATGGATGTTGCCTGAGATCGAGAAAATCAAGGGGTAA
- a CDS encoding cytochrome c3 family protein, whose protein sequence is MDHGNHAIHSHCRAYWHEFSEWFRAFSSAQAASEAVRGLNATGLAVALVLLAASTFCFAVEPPDAGSWFLDAARHHVSAHGQISCQDCHPNVIRRTAHPDPAQVNRSLRDFFSAETCYGCHDGTIIKKNLEMGLHAGKPIKKAEDYSHCIACHDPHYQPRLSKKGASETKPVVQTRELCSTCHDQKQKLPEAVGDDVKCLECHKASDPQDSERARNIDRICLGCHGQAAATTKASVTVPWIDKGKHIFKGHSGLDCLSCHREAARFEHHRQSSPNCRQCHTPHRESIIHDAHTKVSCQACHLDQIEVSRDPGTRKVVWQRSEKTSQASWLNVVRPGEGTGSCQRCHHAGNHVGAAAMVLPAKSLICMPCHAATFSARDPISVLALVGFGLGMCVVASVWFTGTLRPRAGSIAGADRGIKAAFSARAAAVLKALFLDGLFQRKLFIQSRLRWMIHALIFLPFVVRFVWGLAALVGSLAWPSQAWVWQMLDKNWFLTAFVFDLTGLMVILGVILAILRRHFSRDEVVIDGLPERDWLAVGLLGGIVLVGFLLEGARLAMTGPAEGARWAFVGWALSFAWRGTAGLNEIYGYVWYLHAFLTGAFLLYLPFSGMVHVVMAPLVSVLNAADRFHGHRGSSRHGKNHGSGHR, encoded by the coding sequence ATGGACCACGGCAACCATGCGATTCATTCACATTGCAGAGCCTACTGGCACGAGTTTTCTGAGTGGTTTCGGGCCTTTTCTTCGGCCCAGGCGGCTTCTGAAGCCGTAAGAGGGCTGAATGCTACTGGTCTGGCAGTCGCTCTAGTGCTGCTTGCAGCCTCGACGTTTTGCTTTGCTGTGGAGCCCCCGGATGCTGGGTCGTGGTTTCTGGACGCGGCCCGGCACCATGTTTCGGCCCATGGCCAAATCTCCTGTCAGGATTGTCATCCGAACGTGATCCGGCGAACGGCCCACCCTGACCCGGCTCAAGTCAACCGGAGCCTGCGAGATTTTTTTAGTGCCGAAACTTGCTATGGGTGCCATGACGGGACAATAATAAAGAAAAACCTGGAAATGGGTTTGCATGCGGGAAAGCCGATCAAGAAGGCCGAGGACTATTCACACTGTATCGCGTGCCATGATCCTCACTACCAACCCCGGCTCAGCAAGAAAGGTGCTTCGGAAACCAAGCCTGTCGTCCAAACCCGCGAACTGTGCTCCACCTGCCACGACCAAAAGCAAAAGCTTCCTGAAGCCGTGGGTGATGATGTCAAATGCCTGGAATGCCACAAGGCTTCCGACCCTCAAGACAGCGAGAGAGCCCGGAACATAGACCGGATTTGTCTCGGGTGCCATGGACAGGCCGCTGCGACTACTAAAGCGTCAGTGACGGTTCCTTGGATCGACAAAGGCAAGCATATTTTCAAAGGTCACAGCGGTCTGGATTGCTTGTCCTGCCATCGTGAGGCCGCGCGATTTGAGCACCATCGACAGAGTTCCCCGAACTGCCGCCAGTGCCATACCCCTCACAGAGAATCGATCATCCACGATGCCCACACTAAAGTATCCTGTCAGGCCTGTCACCTGGACCAAATCGAAGTGTCACGGGACCCGGGTACCAGAAAAGTGGTCTGGCAAAGGTCTGAGAAAACTTCACAGGCCAGTTGGCTTAATGTTGTGCGACCCGGCGAAGGCACGGGCTCCTGCCAACGCTGCCACCATGCAGGGAACCATGTCGGTGCGGCTGCCATGGTTCTTCCGGCAAAGAGCCTCATTTGTATGCCCTGCCATGCTGCCACCTTCTCAGCCAGGGATCCTATCAGCGTGTTGGCACTCGTCGGCTTTGGCCTGGGGATGTGTGTGGTCGCCTCGGTCTGGTTTACCGGAACACTTCGGCCCCGGGCCGGCTCGATTGCCGGAGCTGACCGTGGCATCAAGGCGGCTTTCTCTGCCCGTGCAGCCGCTGTCCTAAAGGCCCTGTTTCTCGACGGTTTATTCCAGCGGAAGCTCTTCATCCAGTCGCGGCTTCGCTGGATGATTCACGCTCTCATCTTTTTGCCCTTTGTGGTGCGCTTCGTTTGGGGCCTGGCGGCACTAGTTGGTTCACTGGCCTGGCCTTCTCAGGCGTGGGTCTGGCAGATGCTGGATAAGAACTGGTTTCTGACCGCATTCGTATTCGACCTTACCGGATTAATGGTGATTTTGGGCGTGATCTTGGCTATTCTCCGCAGACATTTTTCCCGTGATGAAGTAGTAATTGATGGGCTGCCTGAGCGCGACTGGTTGGCCGTCGGGCTTTTGGGAGGCATTGTACTAGTTGGATTCCTCCTTGAAGGCGCACGGTTGGCTATGACCGGCCCTGCCGAAGGCGCACGCTGGGCATTTGTCGGTTGGGCCTTGAGTTTCGCATGGCGCGGGACCGCTGGTTTGAACGAAATCTACGGGTACGTCTGGTACCTGCATGCGTTTTTGACCGGGGCCTTTTTATTGTATCTGCCCTTCAGCGGGATGGTTCACGTGGTCATGGCCCCGCTTGTTTCGGTTCTCAATGCTGCTGATCGCTTTCACGGCCATCGAGGTAGCTCTCGACATGGGAAGAATCATGGATCAGGGCACAGATAG
- the larA gene encoding nickel-dependent lactate racemase, with amino-acid sequence MKYLMNYGRTGLGLELPDHWNVTVIRKKPMPVLPEPVAAMARALKEPVGSKPLIEEAQGRSSACILICDITRPVPNGLILPAVIRELLTAGLNPEQITVLVATGLHRPNEGAELRDVVGDEWVLKTVSVANHFARNDADHVDLGLTSRGTPIKLDRRFVDADLRLVTGLVEPHFMAGYSGGRKLVVPGVAHQETITRLHTATFLESPRSANCILDGNPLHEEQLEIVKRVGRALGVNAVIDEFRQPCFLNFGDIIQSHLAAIDFMRQYAEITIPRRFRTVITSSAGYPLDKTYYQTVKGMVGAMDVLEPGGDLFIVSECSEGMGSADYVEAQKKLIELGSDKFLDELWPKGNAAVDEWQTEMQLKPMRIGAIRFYAECLCEEDLKLTGVESFADLDRFQEAIRKSVERSGDTSVAVIPEGPYVVPFCRHE; translated from the coding sequence ATGAAATACCTTATGAATTATGGCCGGACCGGGTTGGGTTTGGAGTTGCCCGACCATTGGAACGTCACGGTTATCCGCAAGAAGCCGATGCCTGTGCTGCCGGAGCCGGTCGCTGCAATGGCAAGGGCCTTGAAGGAACCGGTCGGGTCCAAGCCGCTGATCGAAGAAGCCCAAGGACGTTCGAGCGCTTGCATCCTTATTTGCGATATCACTCGGCCTGTTCCAAACGGGTTAATCCTGCCGGCGGTCATCCGAGAGCTGTTGACAGCCGGCCTCAATCCGGAACAGATCACAGTCCTGGTGGCCACGGGCCTGCATCGACCCAACGAAGGAGCTGAACTTCGCGATGTGGTTGGCGACGAATGGGTGCTCAAGACCGTCAGCGTCGCCAACCACTTTGCCCGTAACGACGCGGATCATGTGGACCTGGGATTGACCTCCCGAGGTACGCCCATCAAGTTGGACCGCCGATTCGTGGACGCGGATTTACGCCTGGTCACCGGCCTTGTGGAACCCCATTTTATGGCCGGTTACTCAGGGGGACGGAAGCTGGTGGTCCCCGGTGTGGCCCATCAGGAGACCATCACGCGTCTTCACACCGCGACGTTCCTGGAATCACCGCGTTCTGCCAACTGCATACTGGACGGCAACCCCCTACACGAAGAGCAACTGGAAATCGTAAAGCGCGTCGGCCGCGCTTTGGGTGTCAACGCGGTCATTGACGAATTTCGACAGCCGTGTTTCCTGAACTTCGGCGACATCATACAGAGCCATCTGGCTGCCATAGATTTTATGAGACAGTACGCCGAGATAACCATTCCGCGACGCTTTCGAACCGTGATTACAAGTTCGGCCGGGTACCCGCTTGACAAGACCTATTACCAGACTGTCAAAGGGATGGTGGGAGCCATGGATGTGCTCGAGCCGGGCGGAGACCTCTTCATTGTCTCCGAATGTTCGGAAGGAATGGGCTCGGCGGATTACGTGGAAGCACAAAAAAAACTCATTGAGCTTGGATCGGACAAATTCCTTGACGAGTTGTGGCCCAAGGGAAACGCGGCGGTTGATGAATGGCAAACCGAGATGCAACTGAAACCCATGCGAATCGGGGCCATTCGTTTTTATGCCGAATGCCTTTGCGAAGAAGACCTGAAACTGACGGGTGTTGAGAGCTTCGCCGACTTGGACCGATTCCAGGAAGCTATTCGCAAAAGCGTGGAGCGGTCGGGAGATACGTCTGTAGCAGTGATTCCCGAAGGGCCTTATGTGGTACCATTTTGTCGGCACGAATAA
- a CDS encoding MTH1187 family thiamine-binding protein, producing MIASFSVYPIGESTSLSRFVKKGVAVVKESGYPYEVGAMSTSVEVPDLDALFDLVKKVHAAHVAEGAKRVVIDLKVDDRRDKQATMASKKAAVT from the coding sequence ATGATAGCCAGTTTTTCAGTATATCCAATTGGTGAAAGCACAAGCCTCAGCCGTTTCGTGAAGAAAGGCGTAGCCGTTGTGAAGGAGTCCGGTTACCCCTACGAAGTGGGGGCTATGTCCACATCAGTGGAAGTCCCGGACCTGGACGCTCTCTTTGACCTGGTAAAAAAGGTGCACGCGGCTCACGTGGCAGAGGGAGCCAAACGGGTAGTCATCGACCTCAAAGTGGATGACCGTAGAGACAAACAGGCAACTATGGCTTCCAAGAAAGCGGCGGTGACGTGA
- a CDS encoding (Fe-S)-binding protein gives MNIVQLKKMQYEEVAKCTRCGFCLPNCPTYAVRRTEAFTARGRNAITRAVIEGRLELCEDLAQAIFTCLGCGACTKACFPAVNTRDAVLSDRACLTEVQAHPKIFEKLAEALNEYHNISEDDNEDRAEWREYLKGIPDEFLEKDRAEIVYFVGCVASFFPLAQKIPADLATIMHYAGLDFTILGGEEWCCGFPLLGAGMPEKVTELKNHNLEKLKSVGARQAVFSCPSCLHTWKHLYSPEAELLHASQLMSNLIEQGKLKLKPLNMKVTYHDPCDLGRNTGVFEEPRDVIKAIPGIEFVELPNNRNLSVCCGGGGNVEMVDPDLSAAVAQRKIEEILSTGADTVVSSCQQCLRTIVTRARREGIDLKALDLTQLVVKSLTQE, from the coding sequence ATGAACATCGTTCAACTCAAAAAGATGCAGTACGAAGAGGTGGCCAAGTGCACCCGGTGCGGGTTTTGTCTCCCGAATTGTCCCACTTACGCTGTGCGAAGGACGGAAGCCTTTACAGCCAGGGGGCGCAACGCCATCACTCGAGCGGTCATTGAGGGACGTTTGGAACTCTGCGAAGACTTGGCCCAGGCCATCTTCACCTGCCTTGGCTGCGGTGCGTGCACAAAGGCTTGCTTTCCGGCAGTGAATACAAGGGACGCGGTCCTGTCGGACAGGGCCTGTCTCACGGAAGTTCAAGCCCACCCGAAGATATTCGAAAAGCTCGCGGAAGCCCTGAATGAATACCACAACATTTCCGAAGACGATAACGAAGACCGGGCCGAGTGGCGAGAATACCTGAAAGGCATCCCGGATGAGTTCCTGGAAAAAGACCGGGCTGAAATCGTATACTTTGTGGGATGCGTGGCCTCGTTTTTCCCTCTGGCGCAAAAAATCCCCGCGGATCTTGCCACCATCATGCATTACGCGGGATTGGACTTCACGATTCTGGGCGGCGAAGAATGGTGCTGCGGCTTTCCACTACTGGGGGCCGGCATGCCGGAGAAGGTCACTGAACTGAAAAACCACAATCTTGAGAAACTGAAAAGCGTCGGTGCTCGGCAAGCGGTTTTCTCATGCCCCTCGTGCCTGCATACCTGGAAACATTTATACAGCCCCGAGGCTGAGCTGCTGCACGCCAGCCAACTGATGTCGAATCTGATCGAACAAGGCAAACTGAAACTCAAGCCGCTCAATATGAAGGTCACGTACCACGATCCCTGCGATTTGGGACGAAACACCGGTGTTTTCGAGGAACCTAGAGATGTCATAAAGGCCATACCCGGCATAGAATTCGTTGAGCTGCCGAACAACCGGAACTTGAGCGTTTGCTGCGGCGGCGGCGGCAACGTGGAGATGGTGGACCCTGACCTTTCAGCCGCAGTGGCTCAGCGCAAGATCGAAGAGATCCTCTCGACGGGGGCTGATACGGTAGTGTCTTCGTGCCAACAGTGTCTTCGCACCATAGTTACCCGCGCCCGCCGCGAAGGGATTGATCTCAAAGCTCTGGACCTGACACAATTGGTGGTCAAGTCCTTGACGCAGGAATAA
- a CDS encoding FAD-binding oxidoreductase, whose protein sequence is MDIDLLHEVMSPKMVVTDSATVAEFSVDGMVPGAVVYPANLGQAGEVLKLANKENWGVIPWGGGTKMALGKVPSRFDLALSTSRLDKIIDIDVANLTVTAQAGVRLADLQDLLGGTENRCFFPVDGDLKTQADYMCSGRDYKGVFLPLDPPFSDRVTLGGMVAANSTGPKRLRYGLPRDLILGMRYVSPTGEIIGMGGKTVKNVSGYDVSKIMIGSLGTLGILGDVTFRLLPLPEQVATVVAAFGAFDAARAFADRVLGSKLLPTSLEILNRSGHDLTGLKGLNVPPGGWCVAVALEGFSEEVEREVADLKDMAKRENALELAVLDREKATAFWKTQSDCCLAPAGQGKAVVKFKGSFLISHYAEVMNAWTAASSGYQVALTVSAGLGLAYAYIFCEPDADLEKIAELGAAFRSVAEQYEGSMVAECAPASLKQRLDPWGSPQGDFLLMTRIKDSVDPRGVLNPGRFLGGL, encoded by the coding sequence ATGGATATAGATTTGCTGCATGAGGTTATGAGCCCGAAAATGGTGGTGACTGATTCAGCGACCGTCGCCGAGTTCTCCGTAGACGGCATGGTACCGGGGGCGGTGGTTTACCCGGCTAATTTGGGTCAGGCTGGTGAAGTATTGAAACTGGCCAACAAGGAGAATTGGGGTGTAATTCCCTGGGGCGGAGGCACCAAGATGGCGCTCGGCAAAGTGCCTTCGCGGTTTGATCTGGCGTTGAGCACCAGCAGGCTGGACAAGATCATAGACATTGACGTAGCCAATCTGACGGTCACAGCGCAAGCCGGAGTCAGGCTGGCGGATCTCCAGGACCTTCTAGGAGGAACCGAAAACAGATGCTTCTTCCCGGTGGATGGCGACCTCAAGACCCAAGCCGATTACATGTGCTCCGGTCGCGATTATAAGGGCGTCTTCTTGCCGCTGGACCCTCCATTTTCCGATCGGGTCACGCTGGGCGGCATGGTTGCGGCCAATTCCACCGGGCCGAAGAGACTACGCTACGGGCTTCCGCGTGATCTCATTTTGGGCATGAGATACGTGAGTCCCACCGGCGAGATCATTGGCATGGGCGGAAAAACGGTCAAAAACGTCAGCGGGTACGACGTTTCCAAGATTATGATCGGTTCCCTGGGTACGCTGGGGATTCTCGGAGACGTGACTTTTCGGCTTCTGCCGTTGCCCGAGCAAGTTGCTACAGTGGTGGCGGCCTTCGGAGCCTTTGATGCTGCCAGGGCCTTTGCGGACCGAGTACTGGGCTCGAAGCTTCTGCCCACCTCCCTGGAAATCCTGAACCGCTCGGGCCACGACCTCACTGGATTGAAGGGCCTAAATGTGCCGCCTGGGGGCTGGTGCGTGGCCGTAGCTCTGGAAGGATTCAGCGAAGAAGTGGAAAGGGAGGTCGCGGACCTCAAGGACATGGCCAAGAGAGAGAATGCCCTGGAATTGGCTGTGTTGGATCGCGAAAAAGCCACGGCCTTTTGGAAGACCCAGAGCGACTGCTGTCTTGCCCCCGCGGGCCAGGGAAAAGCGGTTGTCAAGTTCAAGGGCAGTTTCTTGATTTCGCATTATGCTGAAGTCATGAACGCCTGGACCGCGGCCTCATCCGGCTATCAGGTGGCGTTGACCGTGTCGGCAGGACTGGGCCTGGCCTACGCATACATTTTTTGCGAGCCCGATGCGGATTTGGAAAAGATTGCGGAACTGGGAGCGGCTTTCAGGTCGGTAGCTGAGCAGTACGAGGGAAGCATGGTCGCTGAGTGCGCTCCGGCGTCTCTTAAGCAAAGGCTGGATCCGTGGGGTAGTCCTCAAGGGGATTTCCTCCTTATGACAAGGATCAAGGACAGTGTGGATCCTCGGGGTGTACTCAATCCCGGTCGATTTCTTGGAGGGCTGTAG
- a CDS encoding FAD-binding protein, with amino-acid sequence MDIPTVRQRLKEIVGDQYVLTSDVDLMLYGYDAYLEMSRPDVVVIPGSTEEVSRVAKLAYEGGVPVTARGSGTSLSGGPVPLRGGIVIHFSRMNRILEIDVANKRARVEPGVITLDLQTAVAKQGLQYAPDPASQKTSTLGGNVGENSGGPHCLKYGVTTNHIMGLKVVLYDGTVVDVGGKAPDRPGYDLTGLMVGSEGTLGIITEITLRLIEQPEEVKTLLSIFETIEDAGNTVSAIIAEGIVPATLEMMDRLVIKAVEESVHAGYPQDAEAVLIIELDGLKDGMQRLADRIVEICRANRVREVRVAKDEAERNTLWTGRRGAFGAMSRLRPSYMVCDGTVPRTKLPEVLKKVTEIGRKYNLPIGNVFHAGDGNLHPLILFDIRDEEETARVKKAGSEILRLCVDAGGTISGEHGIGLEKLEEMSFIFSQDDVAAMWKLKNAFDPAGQLNPGKVLLPVSS; translated from the coding sequence ATGGATATTCCTACCGTCAGACAGCGATTGAAGGAAATTGTCGGCGACCAGTACGTTTTGACTTCCGATGTGGACTTGATGCTTTACGGATATGACGCCTACCTGGAGATGAGCAGGCCTGACGTGGTCGTTATTCCCGGGAGCACGGAGGAAGTCAGCCGGGTCGCAAAGCTGGCTTATGAAGGCGGGGTTCCTGTCACGGCTCGCGGTTCCGGCACCAGTCTGAGCGGAGGGCCTGTGCCGCTCAGGGGCGGCATCGTGATCCACTTTTCCAGGATGAACCGCATCCTGGAGATTGACGTTGCCAACAAGAGAGCCAGGGTCGAACCAGGAGTAATAACACTGGATTTGCAGACCGCAGTGGCAAAGCAAGGCCTCCAGTACGCGCCTGACCCGGCAAGTCAGAAAACCTCCACATTGGGAGGCAATGTTGGAGAAAACTCCGGCGGCCCCCATTGCCTTAAATACGGCGTGACCACAAACCACATCATGGGTCTCAAAGTGGTGCTCTACGACGGCACCGTGGTGGACGTCGGCGGCAAGGCGCCAGATAGACCCGGCTATGACTTGACGGGTCTCATGGTAGGCTCGGAGGGCACCTTGGGCATAATTACCGAAATCACGCTGCGTCTCATTGAACAGCCCGAGGAAGTCAAAACACTGTTGAGCATTTTCGAGACCATCGAGGACGCGGGCAACACGGTATCGGCAATAATAGCCGAAGGGATTGTTCCGGCCACCCTGGAAATGATGGACAGATTGGTCATCAAGGCCGTTGAAGAATCCGTCCACGCGGGCTATCCACAGGACGCTGAAGCAGTGCTCATAATCGAACTTGACGGCCTCAAGGACGGTATGCAAAGACTTGCAGACCGGATTGTTGAAATTTGCCGGGCCAATCGAGTGCGAGAGGTGAGGGTCGCGAAGGACGAGGCGGAACGAAATACCCTTTGGACCGGCCGCCGCGGAGCCTTCGGCGCGATGTCCAGGTTGAGGCCGAGCTACATGGTCTGCGACGGGACCGTGCCGCGAACCAAGCTTCCCGAAGTGCTCAAGAAGGTAACAGAAATCGGCCGGAAGTACAATCTTCCCATCGGCAACGTATTCCACGCAGGTGACGGAAATCTTCATCCCCTAATTTTGTTCGATATCCGGGACGAGGAGGAGACTGCCCGGGTGAAGAAGGCCGGTTCGGAGATCTTGCGTTTGTGCGTGGACGCGGGAGGCACTATCAGCGGGGAGCACGGCATCGGCTTGGAAAAACTGGAGGAAATGTCGTTTATCTTCTCCCAGGATGATGTCGCCGCTATGTGGAAACTGAAGAACGCGTTCGATCCGGCAGGCCAACTCAACCCCGGCAAAGTGCTGCTTCCAGTATCTTCGTGA
- a CDS encoding VWA domain-containing protein, with protein sequence MFPSGATFLCPDWKTTRARPRIGSSAADFRRIALPRLLARPGVLQGVARTGTRFRTVPYGTCGAGGEVLDLESTLERIMPALAHDGSIRQGSGLQREDIMVRYKPEPALRLLVILDTSLSMDGPQRPMAALIGAVLARQAPSGSLALVAFHSEPTLLIRFGERIKPLEAAYRVLRAPLGGVTNISAALEHGLCVLAASGNRPAHAVLITDGERTAGPDPCGPAKRFRKLHVMLVGRRNMVSTREMARLGKGLWRQVDRPETVPQTLLWLMQRLCKD encoded by the coding sequence ATGTTTCCCTCCGGGGCAACGTTCCTCTGTCCCGACTGGAAGACAACGCGAGCCCGGCCCAGAATAGGATCGTCAGCGGCCGACTTTCGGCGTATCGCTCTGCCGCGGCTGCTGGCCAGACCAGGGGTCCTTCAGGGGGTTGCGCGGACCGGAACACGTTTTCGGACGGTTCCTTACGGGACCTGCGGAGCCGGTGGGGAAGTCCTGGATTTGGAGTCCACACTGGAGCGGATCATGCCGGCCCTTGCTCATGATGGATCTATTCGCCAGGGTTCCGGTCTCCAGCGAGAGGACATCATGGTCCGGTACAAACCGGAGCCGGCACTGAGACTGCTGGTGATCCTGGATACAAGCCTTTCGATGGACGGGCCGCAGAGGCCAATGGCCGCGCTCATAGGAGCGGTGCTGGCCAGGCAAGCCCCAAGCGGCAGCCTGGCGCTCGTGGCTTTCCACTCGGAGCCAACATTGCTTATACGCTTTGGGGAACGGATCAAACCTCTGGAGGCCGCTTATCGTGTCCTGAGAGCGCCCCTGGGCGGTGTTACGAACATTTCCGCGGCTCTGGAGCATGGACTGTGTGTTCTGGCCGCTTCGGGCAACCGGCCGGCTCATGCCGTTCTGATAACCGACGGCGAGCGGACAGCGGGACCGGACCCCTGCGGTCCGGCAAAAAGGTTTAGAAAGCTTCACGTGATGCTTGTGGGAAGGCGCAATATGGTCTCGACCAGAGAAATGGCCCGCCTGGGAAAAGGACTTTGGCGACAGGTGGACCGTCCGGAGACCGTGCCGCAAACGTTGCTTTGGCTTATGCAGCGTCTTTGCAAGGATTGA
- a CDS encoding MoxR family ATPase: MTSNGLPPLIGREQELELLLACLKAGRNLLVEGPVGVGKTRLAQEAARAMNRPIVRVDGDERYSEEKLTGWFDPPAVVSRGYVPEAFRPGPLHLAMSQGAVLFVNELNRMPDGVQNVLLPALDEKVLEIPKVGSIRAAEGFQVIATQNPKEFVGTSLISEALRDRFELLTLDYQSFEDEEAIVAQLTGLSANQLVRQAVFLARATRTHPLVRRGASVRAAASLALIASKLGGDDALSRAAELALPTRIELKDDLEEDPRLSLVKILDDVAKKKEVRPMENVR; the protein is encoded by the coding sequence ATGACTAGTAACGGGCTTCCACCACTTATCGGCAGGGAACAGGAGTTGGAGCTTCTGCTCGCCTGTCTGAAGGCAGGCCGCAACCTGTTGGTCGAAGGGCCGGTTGGTGTGGGCAAGACGCGCTTGGCCCAGGAGGCCGCCAGAGCGATGAACCGGCCCATAGTTCGGGTCGATGGCGATGAACGCTACTCTGAAGAGAAACTCACCGGCTGGTTTGATCCACCCGCGGTGGTTTCCCGCGGCTATGTTCCGGAAGCGTTTCGGCCGGGGCCGCTTCACCTGGCCATGAGTCAAGGGGCAGTGCTGTTTGTCAACGAACTCAATCGGATGCCGGACGGAGTTCAAAACGTCCTGTTGCCGGCTTTGGATGAGAAAGTCCTGGAAATTCCAAAAGTGGGGAGCATAAGGGCGGCTGAAGGTTTTCAGGTGATTGCCACCCAAAACCCCAAGGAATTTGTGGGCACTTCGCTTATCAGTGAGGCGCTTAGAGACCGTTTCGAGCTGCTGACACTCGATTACCAGAGCTTTGAAGACGAAGAGGCCATTGTCGCGCAACTTACGGGTCTCTCAGCCAATCAACTGGTAAGGCAGGCGGTATTCCTGGCTCGTGCCACACGCACCCATCCGCTCGTCCGCCGGGGGGCGAGTGTCCGGGCCGCAGCAAGTTTGGCCCTGATTGCCTCCAAGCTGGGAGGAGACGACGCCTTGAGCCGCGCCGCGGAGCTGGCCTTGCCCACACGCATTGAGCTGAAAGATGACCTGGAGGAAGATCCGCGGCTGAGCCTGGTTAAAATATTGGACGACGTGGCAAAAAAAAAAGAGGTCAGGCCGATGGAAAACGTCCGCTGA